CACTTCATTGGTGGGTCCGTTCCGTGGTTGGGGGGGCCCCCGGGCCGCTCATCGACCGAACTTGCCGGGCGCGACCACTCACCCCATCCGGGGCGCCGCCGCTGATGACCGGCCTCACTTCGATCTCGTCGTCTTGCTCGAGGCGCTCTTCTCTCGTGACGAGGGTCTTGTCGCGGATCACCAGGACGGTGTCGGGGTCGATGTCGAGGTCGGCCAGGACCTC
The Actinomycetota bacterium genome window above contains:
- a CDS encoding MoaD/ThiS family protein, whose protein sequence is MKVKLRNPDRELEVAGPRRVREVLADLDIDPDTVLVIRDKTLVTREERLEQDDEIEVRPVISGGAPDGVSGRARQVRSMSGPGAPPTTERTHQ